The following are encoded in a window of Mustela nigripes isolate SB6536 chromosome 1, MUSNIG.SB6536, whole genome shotgun sequence genomic DNA:
- the CCDC81 gene encoding coiled-coil domain-containing protein 81, translating into MLDTIVPSVQDLGRQVLPTLLSLSQEEVSAIWANVSEFVERQLSLHKGVQIPGLGTFTFMRQKLEVGNNKFILIQRPMFIMAEKLVQIHGLKQNKIYIPGDIPVVPLNFVMISLEGPFSRDTVEGCVKETLLFLSRSISIKRNVEFTFKGIGVLVIKGNKVKMRFYKDFLCSVDGSGTLAKALANKSFLFDKRPLSPEINALKQEEYSQNLLKQMDNRREKEIKQRQNRELMERLEQVQLTEELAAQRAQYIKDKMEETQCYKRALDAQIKNKPLQLPMFEPDSSEPIFGKDEGELMVEKQKQEQNYMKHQLEAAASHRRRTILQQLVEQKRDLQMLRRTQRERLADRNAELERVNRINQSLQEDWESSAAMKRQRDLEEKAFERASDKLFLLDQCEKYRRCKQCQRRTSNVGESNLWPLNKHLHGSRLFI; encoded by the exons AAGTCTCTGCTATATGGGCAAATGTGTCAGAATTTGTGGAACGGCAGCTATCCCTGCACAAG GGAGTTCAGATTCCAGGACTTGGAACTTTCACTTTCATGAGACAAAAACTGGAGGTGGGAAACAACAAGTTTATTCTGATTCAGAGACCCATGTTTATCATGGCCGAGAAGTTAGTGCAGATTCATGGActcaagcaaaacaaaatatatattcctg GTGATATTCCAGTTGTTCCACTTAATTTTGTCATGATATCCCTGGAGGGTCCATTTAGCAGGGATACAGTGGAAGGATGCGTGAAGGAGACATTGCTTTTTCTATCACGATCCATTTCCATCAAACGAAATGTGGAATTTACTTTCAAAGGAATCGGGGTCCTTGTGATTAAAGGCAACAAAGTGAAGATGAGATTTTATAAGGACTTCCTTTGTTCTGTGGATGGAAGTGGGACTTTGGCAAAAGCCCTAGCAAAT AAATCTTTCCTCTTTGATAAACGGCCACTCAGTCCTGAGATTAATGCTCTAAAACAAGAAGAATATTCCCAAAATCTCCTGAAACAAATGGATAACAGacgagaaaaagaaataaagcaaagacAAAACAGAGAGTTGATGGAGCGCCTAGAACAAGTACAACTCACAGAGGA ACTCGCTGCACAAAGAGCCCAGTATATAAAAGATAAGATGGAAGAAACACAGTGTTACAAGAGAGCTTTGGATGCACAG ATAAAGAACAAACCCCTGCAACTTCCCATGTTTGAGCCAGACTCTAGTGAGCCCATCTTTGGTAAGGATGAGGGTGAGCTGATGgtggaaaagcaaaagcaagaacAGAATTACATGAAGCACCAGCTGGAGGCCGCTGCCAGCCACAGGAGGAGAACCATCCTGCAGCAGCTGGTGGAACAGAAGCGGGATTTGCAGATGCTTCggaggacacagagaga GCGCCTGGCAGACCGAAATGCTGAGCTGGAGCGGGTGAACAGAATCAACCAGAGCTTGCAGGAGGACTGGGAAAGCAGTGCTGCAATGAAGAGGCAGCGGGACCTGGAGGAGAAAGCTTTCGAGAG GGCGTCAGACAAGCTCTTCCTCTTGGACCAGTGTGAGAAGTACCGGCGCTGCAAACAGTGCCAGAGGCGCACCTCCAACGTGGGTGAGAGCAACCTGTGGCCCCTCAACAAGCACCTGCATGGCTCCCGGTTGTTCATATAA